The following coding sequences lie in one Lolium perenne isolate Kyuss_39 chromosome 2, Kyuss_2.0, whole genome shotgun sequence genomic window:
- the LOC127321905 gene encoding HIPL1 protein, translating to MRSMATATLFLAAVVLILAVRDGQCAQLCMDSTFPRAVNGSLSFCGYSGTACCNATDDAAVQKQFAAMNISGTPCGDLVKSILCARCNPYAGELFTVEKTPRTVPLLCNSTGAASRVSGVAAATGYCAEVWDTCKDVSIPGSPFQPPKGGATAPKLTEVWQSEGDFCGALGGEPICFDGEAAAFNTTRVVPPVNGMCLERVSNGSYINMAAHPDGSNRVFLSTLAGKVFLATVPPHGSGKQLELDVANPFLDITDEVHFDNEFGLLGMAFHPDFAKNGRFFVSYSCDKTQSASCSGRCACNSDIGCDPSKLGADNGAQPCQYQSVIAEYTANSSAGSPSTATSANPTEAKRIMTLGLPFTTHHGGQILFGPADGYMYFMMGDGGSVGDPWNFAQNKGTMLGKIVRIDVNDMPSGNSTPGWGNYGIPKDNPFSVDPEFAPEVFALGFKNPWRCSFDSGKPSNLFCADVGTSLAEEVDLVVKGGNYGWRVFEGQQPYPALSTPGGNTSADSINAISPVMGYTHNSVNNNVGSASITGGYVYRSMTDPCLNGRYIYSDLYAQAMWSGLETPENSGVFNQTPLTFACSKTSPIPCEVAAKSPLPSLGYIFSFGEDNAKDLYLLNSKGVYRVVDPSSCNYACPIKSSANTGSPPPAASPSSAFRARSPAMATMLLGGALLVLLSLGF from the exons ATGAGGTCCATGGCGACCGCGACGCTCTTCCTCGCCGCCGTTGtcctcatcctcgctgtccgggaTGGCCAATGCGCGCAATTGTGCATGGACTCGA CGTTCCCGCGGGCGGTCAACGGGTCCCTCTCCTTCTGCGGCTACAGCGGCACGGCCTGCTGCAACGCGACTGACGACGCTGCCGTCCAGAAGCAGTTCGCCGCCATGAACATCTCCGGCACGCCGTGCGGCGACCTCGTCAAGTCCATCCTCTGCGCG AGATGCAACCCCTACGCCGGCGAGCTGTTCACCGTCGAGAAGACCCCCCGGACGGTGCCGCTGCTGTGCAACTCCACGGGCGCGGCGAGCCGGGTGAGCGGCGTGGCCGCGGCTACAGGGTACTGCGCGGAGGTGTGGGACACCTGCAAGGACGTGTCCATCCCGGGGTCGCCGTTCCAGCCGCCCAAGGGCGGCGCGACGGCGCCGAAGCTCACCGAGGTGTGGCAGTCGGAGGGCGACTTCTGCGGCGCGCTGGGCGGCGAGCCCATCTGCTTCGACGGCGAGGCCGCGGCGTTCAATACGACCCGCGTCGTGCCGCCCGTGAACGGCATGTGCCTGGAGCGCGTCAGCAACGGGTCGTACATCAACATGGCGGCGCACCCGGACGGCTCCAACCGCGTGTTCCTCAGTACCCTGGCCGGCAAGGTGTTCCTGGCCACCGTGCCGCCGCATGGCTCCGGCAAGCAGCTGGAGCTGGACGTAGCCAACCCGTTCCTGGACATCACCGACGAGGTGCACTTCGACAACGAGTTCGGCCTCCTCGGCATGGCGTTCCACCCGGACTTCGCCAAGAACGGCCGCTTCTTCGTCTCCTACAGCTGCGACAAGACGCAGTCGGCGTCGTGCTCCGGCCGGTGCGCGTGCAACTCCGACATCGGCTGCGACCCGTCCAAGCTCGGCGCCGACAACGGCGCGCAGCCGTGCCAGTACCAGAGCGTCATCGCAGAGTACACCGCCAATTCATCCGCCGGCTCGCCGTCGACG GCCACCTCCGCGAACCCCACGGAGGCGAAGAGGATCATGACGCTCGGGCTGCCGTTCACGACGCACCACGGCGGGCAGATCCTCTTCGGCCCGGCCGACGGCTACATGTACTTCATGATGGGCGACGGCGGCAGCGTGGGCGACCCGTGGAACTTCGCGCAGAACAAGGGGACCATGCTCGGAAAGATCGTTCGGATCGACGTCAACGACATGCCAA GTGGTAACAGCACCCCCGGCTGGGGAAACTACGGTATCCCCAAGGACAACCCCTTCTCCGTGGACCCCGAGTTCGCGCCAGAGGTCTTCGCCCTCGGCTTCAAGAACCCATGGCGCTGCAGCTTCGACTCCGGCAAGCCTTCCAACTTATTCTGCGCCGACGTCGGAACG TCTTTGGCCGAGGAGGTCGATCTAGTGGTGAAGGGCGGGAACTACGGGTGGCGCGTGTTCGAGGGCCAGCAGCCGTACCCGGCGCTGTCCACCCCCGGCGGGAACACCTCTGCCGATTCTATCAACGCCATCTCGCCAGTCATGGGCTACACCCACAACAGCGTCAACAACAACGTCGGCTCCGCCTCCATCACCGGCGGCTACGTCTACCGCTCCATGACCGACCCCTGCCTCAACGGAAG GTACATCTACTCGGACCTGTACGCGCAGGCAATGTGGTCGGGGCTCGAGACGCCGGAGAACAGCGGGGTGTTCAACCAGACGCCGCTGACTTTCGCCTGCTCCAAAACGTCGCCGATCCCGTGCGAAGTCGCGGCTAAGAGCCCTCTCCCGTCGCTAGGCTACATCTTCTCCTTCGGCGAAGACAACGCCAAGGACTTATACCTGCTCAACAGCAAGGGCGTTTACCGGGTGGTCGACCCCAGCAGCTGCAACTACGCCTGCCCGATAAAGAGCTCCGCCAACACGGGGTCCCCGCCGCCCGCAGCGTCGCCGAGCTCGGCGTTCAGAGCGCGGAGTCCCGCCATGGCGACGATGCTCTTGGGGGGAGCACTACTTGTGTTGCTGAGCTTGGGTTTTTGA